A stretch of [Clostridium] innocuum DNA encodes these proteins:
- a CDS encoding anti-sigma factor antagonist (This anti-anti-sigma factor, or anti-sigma factor antagonist, belongs to a family that includes characterized members SpoIIAA, RsbV, RsfA, and RsfB.), with the protein MKHQYIDGILYFYFYGDLDNLTVCNLKQICIDLIEKYQPKTVKLDFEEVTFVDSTGIGFVLARYKQLQKLHAQLILCNLSRVNQTLFKMSGIFQIMKHERNEVKL; encoded by the coding sequence ATGAAACATCAGTATATTGACGGTATCCTTTACTTTTATTTTTACGGGGATCTGGATAACCTTACCGTTTGCAATCTCAAGCAGATATGCATCGACCTGATAGAAAAATATCAGCCCAAAACGGTAAAGCTTGATTTTGAAGAGGTCACTTTTGTGGACAGCACCGGCATCGGCTTTGTCCTGGCACGCTACAAGCAACTGCAGAAGCTGCATGCCCAGCTTATTTTATGCAATCTGTCCAGAGTGAACCAGACGCTGTTTAAGATGTCCGGGATCTTCCAGATCATGAAACATGAGAGAAATGAGGTAAAGCTATGA
- a CDS encoding anti-sigma F factor — translation MNTMKLEFVSRLENEAFARTSAVAFLMPLNLDMEAIMEIKTMLAEAIVNAMIHGYESRESGTIVLQISYDEEFIHMTVQDEGCGIDDLQLAMQPLYTSKKHMERSGMGMTIMQTFADDFHIESEKGKGTLVTIKKRIQHGKDSEQ, via the coding sequence ATGAATACGATGAAACTGGAATTTGTAAGCAGACTGGAAAATGAGGCATTTGCCAGAACGAGTGCGGTAGCTTTCCTGATGCCGCTGAATCTGGATATGGAAGCGATTATGGAAATCAAGACGATGCTGGCAGAGGCAATTGTCAATGCCATGATACACGGCTATGAGAGCAGAGAGAGCGGAACAATCGTATTACAGATCTCCTATGATGAGGAATTCATACATATGACGGTTCAGGATGAGGGCTGCGGCATTGATGATCTGCAGCTGGCAATGCAGCCATTATATACGAGTAAAAAGCATATGGAGCGAAGCGGCATGGGGATGACGATCATGCAGACCTTTGCGGATGATTTCCATATTGAATCAGAAAAGGGAAAGGGAACGCTTGTCACGATAAAGAAAAGAATCCAACATGGAAAAGACAGCGAGCAATGA
- a CDS encoding SigB/SigF/SigG family RNA polymerase sigma factor encodes MEKTASNEELIERIRLGDEEAKSCFVQQNSALVYSIIRRFSRQRISNEDLFQIGCVGLMKALNNFDTSYEVKFSTYAVPIIMGEIKRFFRDDGSIRISRSLKEGYLQMVKAKEVLLQKLNHEPTYQEIADAMELDVADVILAFEANQFIYSLDETIYENDGSPILLEDKVSNKKEEDVVMKVSLRDEIQKLDQREQLLLHYRYDLSMKQEEIARKLNISQVQVSRLEKKIIKKLKERLAVA; translated from the coding sequence ATGGAAAAGACAGCGAGCAATGAGGAGCTGATTGAACGGATCCGATTGGGGGATGAAGAAGCGAAAAGCTGCTTTGTTCAACAGAACAGCGCGCTTGTCTATTCGATTATCCGACGGTTTTCCCGACAGCGGATATCGAATGAGGATCTGTTTCAGATCGGCTGTGTCGGTCTGATGAAGGCATTAAATAATTTCGATACCAGCTATGAGGTGAAATTTTCCACCTATGCGGTTCCCATTATCATGGGAGAAATCAAGCGGTTTTTCCGTGATGACGGCAGTATCCGTATTTCCAGAAGTCTGAAGGAAGGCTATCTGCAAATGGTGAAAGCCAAGGAGGTTTTGCTGCAGAAGCTGAATCATGAGCCGACCTATCAGGAGATTGCCGATGCAATGGAGCTGGATGTGGCGGATGTCATACTGGCCTTTGAAGCAAACCAGTTCATTTATTCACTGGATGAAACGATCTATGAAAATGACGGCTCTCCGATTCTGCTGGAGGACAAGGTTTCCAATAAAAAGGAAGAGGATGTCGTCATGAAGGTTTCTCTGCGTGATGAAATTCAGAAGCTGGATCAGCGGGAACAGCTGCTGCTGCATTATCGCTATGATCTGTCCATGAAGCAGGAGGAGATAGCACGGAAGCTGAATATTTCTCAGGTCCAGGTCAGCAGGCTGGAAAAAAAGATTATCAAGAAGCTGAAGGAGCGTCTGGCAGTTGCCTGA